In Schistocerca americana isolate TAMUIC-IGC-003095 chromosome 7, iqSchAmer2.1, whole genome shotgun sequence, a single genomic region encodes these proteins:
- the LOC124622879 gene encoding zinc finger BED domain-containing protein 4-like, which yields MKRSRTSEMWSYFEILDREFAKCTLCGKKLSYKSTTTNLKKHLQKSHLIVDFSSQRPSELDLGESLPVEVILGTSSVEEERAAPAPSMQQGVQSSMTSYLSKRIGVNQKKKIDEQLLQLFTKDFQPFSVVEDSGFRGFVRALNPGYELPSRKHISDVMLQAAYTAAKEKVVDKLSAAKTVCLTTDCWTSAANEGYMAVTGHFVSEDFTLQSVLLGCSQLSGAHTAPNLSASLIGTTDNFRLTDKVLLVVTDNAPNIKNARSCKATERLLTYQQNNGAGHVKKLVQEVPTRWNSTLYMLERIVEIKDAVKTSLVLFTVDFEQLTDEEWNICSELCSVLKPFAQVSTQLSAESYPTGSQVIVLTRGLLSVCAELLKRPFNSVTRTIIEELTKGLKDRFHNVEMSKSIGVATLLDPRFKSLVFESRVAADNAKKQLIELVAQKMGDRRLTNTGQSHETVSTSTTTDPLSVWGVYDAIVKSAQPQGTPQSAAIVEVQRYMDSPVISRSEDPLAWWRENQYIFPNIAKVANTAEGVQS from the exons ATGAAGAGGTCGAGGACAAGCGAAATGTGGTCATATTTCGAAATTCTTGATCGAGAGTTTGCGAAATGTACTTTGTGCGGTAAGAAATTATCGTACAAATCGACGACGACGAATTTAAAGAAACATCTCCAGAAATCACATTTAATTGTGGATTTCTCTTCACAAAGACCTTCGGAGCTAGATTTGG GTGAATCCCTTCCTGTAGAGGTGATCCTTGGCACCAGTAGTGTGGAAGAGGAGCGAGCTGCTCCAGCCCCCTCAATGCAGCAAGGTGTTCAAAGTTCTATGACATCGTACCTCTCCAAAAGGATCGGAGTGAATCAGAAAAAGAAGATAGATGAGCAACTTCTTCAGCTGTTCACTAAAGACTTCCAACCATTTTCAGTCGTTGAAGATTCGGGGTTTCGGGGTTTTGTGCGGGCCCTTAATCCTGGTTATGAGTTACCAAGCAGGAAGCATATTTCAGATGTAATGCTGCAAGCAGCATACACAGCAGCAAAGGAGAAAGTGGTAGACAAACTGTCAGCTGCGAAGACAGTTTGTTTGACCACAGATTGCTGGACATCGGCAGCAAATGAAGGTTACATGGCGGTGACAGGGCATTTTGTGTCTGAAGATTTCACCTTGCAATCGGTGTTGTTAGGATGTTCCCAATTGTCTGGTGCACATACTGCTCCAAATCTGTCGGCATCTCTAATAGGCACGACAGATAACTTCAGGCTGACAGACAAAGTTTTGCTGGTTGTGACGGATAATGCACCAAATATTAAAAATGCA AGAAGCTGCAAGGCAACAGAAAGACTGCTGACATACCAACAAAATAATGGGGCAGGTCATGTTAAAAAACTGGTGCAGGAGGTGCCAACAAGGTGGAACTCTACTCTGTATATGTTGGAGCGAATAGTTGAAATTAAAGATGCAGTGAAGACTTCACTTGTACTATTCACAGTTGATTTTGAACAACTTACCGACGAGGAATGGAACATCTGCTCAGAACTCTGCTCTGTGTTGAAGCCATTTGCACAGGTTTCAACACAGCTTAGTGCTGAGTCATATCCTACTGGCAGCCAA GTTATTGTTCTGACAAGGGGATTATTATCAGtgtgtgcagaacttttgaaacgGCCATTTAACAGTGTGACAAGGACTATCATTGAAGAATTAACAAAAGGCCTGAAGGACCGTTTCCACAATGTAGAGATGAGCAAATCTATAGGAGTAGCCACTCTACTAGATCCACGGTTTAAATCTCTTGTGTTTGAAAGCCGAGTTGCAGCAGATAATGCAAAGAAACAGCTTATTGAACTAGTAGCACAAAAGATGGGTGACAGAAGACTGACAAACACAGGCCAGAGCCATGAAACTGTGTCAACTTCAACCACCACTGATCCCTTGTCAGTATGGGGTGTCTATGATGCAATTGTAAAATCAGCACAGCCCCAGGGCACTCCTCAGTCAGCTGCTATTGTGGAAGTACAAAGGTACATGGACAGCCCAGTTATTAGTAGAAGTGAGGATCCACTGGCATGGTGGCGTGAAAATCAATATATTTTCCCAAATATTGCTAAAGTG GCGAACACGGCTGAAGGCGTCCAAAGTTGA